A genomic window from Streptomyces sp. NBC_01429 includes:
- a CDS encoding transcriptional regulator yields the protein MKTPNDKLAQWLHRSAMSRGELARRVKSKAVEWKQPHISPDTTRIRCWLQGETPRTPLPDILAAVFSERFGFRFTTYDLGLGDGSSADAALVYNSSYAATVDVVTDLGRADVDRRKFLAAAPFAAAAGVGPSRDWLMNVLDHEVEPGPRVRLEDVSAVKNMFATFQRMDVLQGGGSGRLVLAEYMTQHVYPLLRRTHGSDVRGALCDAAAEQTYLLGWMAYDNGEHGTAQRYLIQSLRLAEESGNPALGAHVLAGMADQATLLGDPAEGRRLAQAGRHGLSRADSLACLADLWCLEARALALLGDKSGAAHAVARSEEAFERARPETEQEWAAFIDPAYLHGEHANTFRDLGDSQNAEEHARHSIDHAKRQKRARRGAMSQAALAVSHLQRQDLESAHSAGLRTLALARQVKSSRCVEAVQDLQQRMRPFGRHRLVADFNERARDLVVAA from the coding sequence ATGAAAACACCGAACGACAAGCTCGCGCAGTGGCTCCATCGGTCGGCAATGAGCCGGGGAGAGTTAGCGCGGCGGGTGAAATCCAAGGCAGTTGAGTGGAAGCAGCCTCATATCTCGCCCGACACGACCCGCATTCGTTGCTGGCTCCAAGGTGAGACGCCACGGACGCCCCTCCCGGACATCCTGGCCGCAGTCTTCTCCGAGCGCTTTGGATTCCGGTTCACGACCTACGACTTGGGCCTCGGTGACGGCAGTTCAGCGGATGCGGCGCTCGTGTACAACTCCTCGTACGCGGCTACCGTGGATGTCGTCACAGACCTGGGGAGAGCTGACGTGGACCGACGCAAGTTCCTTGCCGCCGCACCGTTCGCCGCCGCTGCCGGAGTAGGCCCCTCGCGGGACTGGCTGATGAACGTGCTTGACCACGAGGTGGAACCGGGCCCGCGTGTGCGGCTCGAAGACGTCTCGGCCGTGAAGAACATGTTCGCCACCTTTCAGCGCATGGATGTCCTCCAAGGCGGTGGATCGGGCCGCCTGGTCCTCGCCGAGTACATGACGCAGCACGTCTATCCGCTGCTGCGTCGCACCCACGGCTCCGATGTGCGCGGTGCGCTGTGCGACGCTGCGGCCGAGCAGACATATCTGCTCGGATGGATGGCGTACGACAACGGCGAACACGGCACCGCGCAGAGGTATCTGATCCAGTCGCTGCGGCTCGCCGAGGAGTCGGGCAACCCGGCGCTCGGCGCCCATGTACTTGCCGGCATGGCCGATCAGGCCACGCTGCTCGGTGACCCCGCCGAAGGGCGCCGCCTCGCCCAGGCCGGGCGCCACGGACTCTCACGAGCGGACTCACTCGCCTGCCTGGCGGACCTGTGGTGCCTCGAAGCACGGGCCCTCGCCCTGCTCGGGGACAAGTCCGGCGCGGCACACGCAGTGGCACGGTCCGAGGAAGCGTTCGAGCGGGCACGGCCTGAGACGGAACAGGAGTGGGCCGCCTTCATCGACCCCGCCTACCTCCACGGCGAGCACGCGAATACCTTCCGCGACCTGGGCGACTCACAGAACGCCGAGGAACACGCGCGCCACTCCATCGACCACGCGAAAAGGCAGAAGCGCGCACGACGAGGCGCGATGTCACAGGCCGCGCTCGCGGTCTCGCATCTGCAACGTCAGGACCTCGAATCCGCCCACTCGGCCGGGCTGCGCACGCTGGCTCTGGCCCGCCAGGTGAAGTCGTCACGCTGCGTGGAAGCGGTACAGGACCTACAGCAACGCATGCGGCCCTTCGGGCGCCACCGCCTCGTCGCGGACTTCAACGAACGCGCCCGGGACCTGGTTGTCGCCGCGTAG
- a CDS encoding alpha/beta hydrolase: MTRETSFRSPDGLLLRGSVGYPLDATRGVAVLVHGGGVTREEGGFFGRLADGLATVGVGSLRFDLRGHGESEGRQEELTIAGVLNDIQAATDHVRQLFDCGPVHLIGTSFGGGISALFAARHPQEVKSLTLMNPLLNYKKRFIEDKPYWKNATIDESAGRELASRGFLEHSPTFRVGRGFLNELFYLQPHRALGDIVSPALLIHGTLDTFIPVESSRSAVGALKSEVKLLEIDGAQHGFAVHDDPQYRHPQTQEWQAYVVQSVADWTIRHT; the protein is encoded by the coding sequence ATGACTCGGGAAACCAGCTTCCGCAGCCCCGATGGTCTGTTGCTCCGGGGCAGCGTCGGGTACCCGCTTGATGCGACCCGGGGTGTCGCGGTGTTGGTTCACGGCGGCGGGGTGACACGTGAGGAAGGCGGATTCTTCGGCCGTCTTGCCGATGGCCTGGCGACGGTGGGCGTCGGCTCGTTGCGCTTTGACCTCCGGGGGCACGGAGAGAGCGAAGGGCGTCAGGAGGAACTGACGATCGCGGGAGTCCTCAACGATATTCAGGCCGCCACAGATCATGTCCGTCAGCTGTTCGACTGTGGTCCCGTGCACCTGATCGGAACGAGTTTCGGCGGTGGAATCAGTGCCCTCTTCGCGGCACGCCACCCGCAGGAGGTAAAGAGCCTGACTCTTATGAACCCTCTTCTGAACTACAAGAAGCGGTTCATCGAGGACAAGCCGTACTGGAAGAACGCCACGATCGACGAATCAGCTGGCAGGGAGCTGGCCTCCCGTGGATTCCTGGAGCACTCGCCTACGTTTCGGGTCGGGCGCGGTTTCCTCAACGAACTCTTCTATCTTCAGCCGCACAGGGCTCTTGGGGATATCGTCTCGCCTGCCCTCCTTATTCACGGAACACTGGACACTTTCATTCCGGTGGAGAGTTCACGATCCGCCGTCGGGGCTCTGAAGTCGGAAGTCAAGCTTCTGGAGATCGACGGGGCACAGCACGGGTTCGCGGTGCACGACGACCCGCAGTATCGGCATCCGCAGACGCAAGAATGGCAAGCGTATGTGGTCCAGTCGGTAGCCGACTGGACCATCCGTCACACGTAG
- a CDS encoding GNAT family N-acetyltransferase — MHPVNRHGARLSLRELTTDDVDAVLAVYGSSEATEHLSFTPRSRDDVDGIVARSMASATASPRDEYALALTRQDSDELIGFARLALDPHQQRAATIGGWPPE; from the coding sequence ATGCATCCGGTCAATCGCCACGGCGCACGGCTCTCGCTCCGCGAACTCACCACCGATGACGTGGACGCGGTCCTCGCCGTCTACGGCAGCTCCGAAGCGACCGAGCACCTCAGTTTCACCCCGCGCTCGCGCGACGACGTCGACGGCATCGTCGCCCGGTCCATGGCATCGGCGACGGCCTCCCCACGGGACGAGTACGCGCTCGCCCTCACACGGCAGGACAGCGACGAGCTGATCGGATTCGCCCGCCTGGCACTCGACCCGCACCAGCAACGCGCGGCCACGATCGGAGGTTGGCCGCCGGAATGA
- a CDS encoding GNAT family protein, which produces MTEEGRIRGHVHVRGAWRDSITYGILREEWAAEGDS; this is translated from the coding sequence ATGACCGAAGAGGGACGCATCCGGGGCCACGTCCACGTACGCGGCGCCTGGCGGGACTCGATCACGTACGGGATCCTCCGTGAGGAGTGGGCTGCCGAGGGAGACTCCTAG
- a CDS encoding YdcF family protein: MIPVQTWSDARRLWDFHRMRHEARPCSVGVGLGSHDLGVADAAVELYRRGMVPLIVFTGATSRTTRERMPRGEAVHYRERALELGVPRSAVLVEPRARNTGENIRFTRELLERAGVDVASVLLISKPYEERRAYATARRLWPGAEIVCASAPMPFETYVESIGSPRLVIDMLVGALQRLLIYPAQGFMISLPVPDDVTDAYERLCRAGYTSRLVPSAGPVA; the protein is encoded by the coding sequence GTGATCCCGGTACAGACATGGTCCGACGCCCGGCGGCTGTGGGACTTCCACCGGATGCGTCACGAGGCGCGGCCGTGTTCGGTCGGGGTCGGGCTGGGGAGCCACGATCTCGGGGTGGCCGACGCGGCGGTGGAGTTGTACCGGCGCGGGATGGTGCCGCTGATCGTCTTCACCGGTGCGACCAGCCGGACGACGCGGGAGCGCATGCCGCGCGGGGAGGCCGTCCACTACCGGGAACGGGCACTCGAACTCGGCGTTCCGCGTTCCGCCGTGCTCGTGGAGCCGCGTGCCCGCAATACCGGCGAGAACATCCGCTTCACGCGGGAACTGCTGGAGCGGGCCGGGGTGGACGTGGCGTCCGTGCTGCTGATCAGCAAGCCGTACGAGGAACGTCGCGCCTACGCCACCGCGCGCCGGCTCTGGCCCGGGGCCGAGATCGTCTGCGCGTCCGCGCCGATGCCCTTCGAGACGTACGTGGAGTCCATCGGGAGCCCACGCCTCGTGATCGACATGCTCGTCGGCGCCCTGCAACGGCTGCTGATCTACCCGGCGCAGGGATTCATGATCAGCCTGCCCGTGCCCGACGACGTCACCGACGCCTACGAACGGCTGTGCCGCGCGGGCTACACCAGCCGCCTCGTGCCGTCTGCCGGGCCGGTGGCCTGA
- a CDS encoding arsenate reductase/protein-tyrosine-phosphatase family protein yields the protein MTAPQGRGIAETAYTGTPFRILHVSTGNVCRSPITERLNRHALSVRLGERLPGGLIVESAGTWGHEGAPMEANAEAVLADFGADASGFVGRELLDEHVIRADLVLTATRDHRAQVISMGHSAGLRTFTLKEFTRLVRAIDPATLPDPLDDGVVERAQALVRAAAALRGWLLAPTADADEVYDPYGAPLTFFRSIGEEINQALDPVVTALTGVPAAL from the coding sequence TTGACCGCCCCGCAGGGGCGTGGCATAGCGGAGACCGCATACACCGGCACTCCCTTCCGCATCCTCCACGTCAGTACCGGCAACGTCTGCCGCTCGCCCATCACCGAGCGGCTGAACCGGCACGCCCTGAGCGTCCGCCTCGGCGAACGGCTCCCGGGCGGCCTGATCGTGGAGAGCGCGGGCACCTGGGGCCACGAGGGCGCCCCGATGGAGGCCAACGCCGAGGCCGTCCTCGCCGACTTCGGCGCGGACGCCTCCGGCTTCGTCGGCCGTGAACTGCTCGACGAGCACGTCATCCGCGCCGACCTCGTCCTCACCGCGACCCGCGACCACCGGGCCCAGGTGATCTCCATGGGCCACTCGGCGGGGCTGCGCACCTTCACGCTGAAGGAGTTCACCCGGCTGGTCCGCGCCATAGACCCGGCCACCCTGCCCGACCCGCTGGACGACGGCGTGGTCGAACGCGCCCAGGCCCTGGTCCGCGCCGCCGCCGCCCTCCGCGGCTGGCTGCTGGCCCCCACGGCGGACGCGGACGAGGTCTACGACCCGTACGGCGCGCCCCTGACCTTCTTCCGGTCGATCGGCGAGGAGATCAACCAGGCCCTGGACCCGGTGGTGACGGCCCTGACGGGCGTCCCGGCGGCGCTCTGA
- a CDS encoding L-threonylcarbamoyladenylate synthase — MARRYDCNDATDRATGLREAASAVRRGELVVLPTDTVYGIGADAFSAEAVADLLTAKGRGRTMPTPVLIGSPNTLHGLVTDFSEHAWELVDAFWPGALTLVAKHQPSLQWDLGDTRGTVAIRMPLHPVAIELLTEVGPMAVSSANLTGHPAPEDCDAAQEMLGDSVSVYLDGGPTPANIPSSIVDVTGRVPVLLRAGALDAEELRKVVPDLEVAN, encoded by the coding sequence ATGGCTCGGCGATACGACTGCAACGACGCGACCGACCGTGCCACGGGTCTGCGCGAGGCCGCGTCGGCCGTACGCCGCGGTGAGCTGGTCGTGCTGCCCACCGACACGGTGTACGGGATCGGCGCGGACGCCTTCAGCGCCGAGGCGGTCGCCGATCTGCTGACGGCGAAGGGCCGGGGCCGCACCATGCCCACTCCGGTGCTCATCGGCTCCCCGAACACCCTGCACGGCCTGGTCACGGACTTCTCCGAGCACGCCTGGGAGCTGGTCGACGCCTTCTGGCCCGGCGCCCTGACCCTGGTCGCCAAGCACCAGCCGTCCCTCCAGTGGGACCTCGGGGACACCCGGGGCACCGTCGCGATCCGGATGCCGCTGCACCCCGTCGCCATCGAACTGCTCACCGAGGTCGGCCCGATGGCCGTCTCCAGCGCCAACCTGACGGGACACCCGGCTCCAGAGGACTGCGACGCCGCGCAGGAGATGCTCGGCGACTCCGTCTCCGTCTACCTCGACGGCGGCCCCACGCCCGCCAACATCCCCTCCTCGATCGTCGACGTCACCGGCCGGGTCCCGGTGCTGCTGCGAGCCGGTGCCCTCGACGCGGAGGAGCTGCGCAAGGTGGTACCCGACCTCGAGGTGGCCAATTGA
- the prmC gene encoding peptide chain release factor N(5)-glutamine methyltransferase, with protein sequence MQPHSGGPSDSQRRSLLLAEVAQATQRLADAGVPSPRFDAEELAAYVHGVKRGELHRVKDIDFDARYWEAVARREAREPLQHITGRAFFRYLELQVGPGVFVPRPETESVVGWAIDAVRAMDVVEPIVVDLCSGSGAIALAMAQEVPRSRVHAVELSEDALSWTRKNAEGSRVTVHRGDALSALPELDGQVDLVISNPPYIPLTEWEYVAPEARDHDPEMALFSGEDGLDTIRGIERTAHRLLRPGGLVVIEHADTQGGQVPWIFSEESGWADAADHPDLNKRPRFATARKAMP encoded by the coding sequence GTGCAGCCACATTCTGGGGGGCCCAGCGACTCCCAGCGGCGCAGCCTGCTGCTCGCGGAGGTGGCCCAGGCCACCCAGCGGCTGGCCGACGCGGGCGTGCCCTCACCGCGCTTCGACGCCGAGGAACTCGCCGCGTACGTGCACGGCGTGAAACGGGGCGAGCTGCACCGGGTCAAGGACATCGACTTCGACGCCCGTTACTGGGAGGCCGTGGCCCGCCGCGAGGCCCGCGAGCCGCTCCAGCACATCACCGGCCGCGCCTTCTTCCGCTATCTGGAACTCCAGGTCGGACCCGGCGTGTTCGTGCCCCGCCCGGAGACCGAGTCGGTCGTCGGATGGGCCATAGACGCCGTACGCGCGATGGACGTCGTCGAGCCGATCGTCGTCGACCTGTGCTCCGGATCCGGCGCGATCGCCCTCGCCATGGCGCAGGAGGTGCCGCGTTCGCGCGTGCACGCCGTCGAGCTGTCCGAGGACGCCCTCTCCTGGACGCGGAAGAACGCGGAGGGATCCAGGGTCACCGTGCACCGGGGAGACGCCCTGAGCGCCCTGCCCGAGCTGGACGGCCAGGTCGACCTGGTCATCTCCAACCCGCCGTACATCCCGCTCACCGAGTGGGAGTACGTCGCGCCCGAAGCCCGCGACCACGACCCCGAGATGGCCCTCTTCTCCGGCGAGGACGGCCTCGACACCATCCGCGGCATCGAGCGCACCGCCCACCGGCTGCTGCGCCCCGGCGGTCTCGTCGTCATCGAGCACGCGGACACCCAGGGCGGACAGGTCCCGTGGATCTTCAGCGAGGAATCCGGCTGGGCGGACGCGGCCGACCACCCCGACCTGAACAAGCGCCCCCGCTTCGCGACCGCCCGCAAGGCGATGCCGTGA
- the prfA gene encoding peptide chain release factor 1, producing MFEAVEELIGEHADLEKKLADPSVHADQGNARRLNKRYAELTPIVSTYRSWKQLGEDIATAREFAADDPDFLAEAKESEKRRDEVTEKLRLLLVPRDPSDDKDVILEVKAGAGGDESALFAGDLLRMYLRYAERVGWKTEIIDATESELGGYKDVQVAVKTKGGNGATEPGQGVWARLKYEGGVHRVQRVPSTESQGRIHTSAAGVLVTPEAEEVDVEIHANDLRIDVYRSSGPGGQSVNTTDSAVRITHLPTGVVASCQNEKSQLQNKEQAMRILRSRLLAAAQEEAEKNAADARRSQVRTVDRSEKIRTYNFPENRISDHRVGFKAYNLDQVLDGELDAVIQACVDADSAAKLAAAQ from the coding sequence ATGTTCGAGGCGGTCGAGGAACTGATCGGCGAGCACGCCGATCTGGAGAAGAAGCTCGCCGACCCGTCGGTCCACGCGGACCAGGGCAACGCGCGCAGGCTCAACAAGCGTTACGCCGAGCTGACGCCGATCGTCTCCACGTACCGCTCCTGGAAGCAGCTGGGCGAGGACATCGCGACCGCCCGCGAGTTCGCCGCCGACGACCCCGACTTCCTCGCCGAGGCCAAGGAGTCGGAGAAGCGGCGCGACGAGGTCACCGAGAAGCTGCGCCTGCTGCTCGTGCCCCGCGACCCCAGCGACGACAAGGACGTCATCCTTGAGGTCAAGGCCGGCGCGGGCGGCGACGAGTCGGCGCTCTTCGCCGGCGACCTGCTGCGCATGTACCTGCGGTACGCCGAGCGCGTCGGCTGGAAGACCGAGATCATCGACGCCACCGAATCCGAGCTGGGCGGCTACAAGGACGTCCAGGTCGCGGTGAAGACCAAGGGCGGCAACGGCGCCACCGAGCCGGGCCAGGGCGTCTGGGCACGGCTGAAGTACGAGGGCGGGGTGCACCGCGTGCAGCGCGTGCCCTCCACCGAGTCCCAGGGCCGCATCCACACCTCCGCCGCCGGCGTGCTCGTCACGCCCGAGGCCGAGGAGGTCGACGTCGAGATCCACGCCAACGACCTGCGCATCGACGTCTACCGCTCCTCGGGACCCGGCGGCCAGTCCGTCAACACCACCGACTCGGCCGTCCGCATCACCCACCTGCCGACCGGCGTCGTGGCCTCCTGCCAGAACGAGAAGAGCCAGCTCCAGAACAAGGAGCAGGCCATGCGTATCCTGCGCTCGCGGCTGCTCGCCGCCGCACAGGAGGAGGCGGAGAAGAACGCGGCCGACGCGCGGCGCAGCCAGGTCCGTACCGTCGACCGGTCCGAGAAGATCCGTACGTACAACTTCCCGGAAAACCGGATCTCGGACCACCGGGTCGGATTCAAGGCGTACAACTTGGACCAGGTGCTCGACGGAGAGCTGGACGCCGTCATCCAGGCCTGCGTGGACGCCGACTCCGCCGCCAAGCTGGCAGCCGCGCAGTAA
- the rpmE gene encoding 50S ribosomal protein L31, which yields MKRDIHPTYVETEVSCTCGASFVTRSTIESGRIRADLCSECHPFYTGKQKILDTGGRVARFEARFGKAAAAAKK from the coding sequence TTGAAGCGCGACATCCACCCCACGTACGTCGAGACCGAGGTCAGCTGCACCTGCGGCGCGTCGTTCGTCACCCGCAGCACCATCGAGAGCGGCCGCATCCGCGCCGACCTGTGCTCCGAGTGCCACCCGTTCTACACGGGCAAGCAGAAGATCCTCGACACCGGTGGCCGCGTGGCCCGCTTCGAGGCCCGCTTCGGCAAGGCCGCTGCCGCCGCCAAGAAGTAG
- a CDS encoding LCP family protein, with the protein MGDRISGRIRGGGKRRMTAGKRRRATTVAAWSAAGLVLIGGSGLGYVYFKLDGNIKGIDINSQLGRDRPANPDNGSEDILVLGSDSRAGANSSYGKDEGAARSDTAMIVHVYQGHKKASVVSVPRDTLVDRPDCTAPDGSKAAGAHLAMFNTAYEVGGPACAVKTVEQMSGIRMDHYIEVDFTGFKKLVDELGGVRITTSRAIDDPKSHLTLAPGTHTLDGEQSLGLVRTRHGVGDGSDLGRIQLQQAFIKALIEQVRSVGVFSNPKKLYDLADTATKAITPDSQLDSVNALISFADGLKNLGSSDVHMITLPVRYDPADPNRVLPLPAASQQVWTALKQDKPIPASATRNSAGDKGSAHSVVTGSDKS; encoded by the coding sequence ATGGGCGACCGGATCAGCGGCCGAATACGCGGCGGCGGCAAGCGACGCATGACGGCGGGCAAACGACGCCGGGCGACGACCGTCGCGGCCTGGTCGGCCGCGGGGCTGGTGCTCATCGGCGGATCCGGGCTCGGCTACGTCTACTTCAAGCTCGACGGCAACATCAAGGGAATCGACATCAATTCCCAGCTGGGCAGGGACCGCCCGGCCAACCCCGACAACGGCTCCGAGGACATCCTCGTCCTCGGCTCGGACTCCCGCGCCGGCGCGAACTCCTCGTACGGCAAGGACGAGGGCGCCGCCCGCTCCGACACGGCCATGATCGTCCACGTCTACCAGGGCCACAAGAAGGCCAGCGTCGTCTCCGTACCGCGGGACACCCTGGTCGACCGGCCCGACTGCACCGCCCCCGACGGCAGCAAGGCCGCGGGAGCGCACCTCGCGATGTTCAACACGGCGTACGAGGTCGGGGGCCCCGCCTGCGCGGTCAAGACCGTCGAGCAGATGTCCGGCATCCGCATGGACCACTACATCGAGGTCGATTTCACCGGCTTCAAGAAGCTCGTCGACGAACTGGGCGGCGTCAGGATCACCACCAGCCGGGCCATCGACGACCCCAAGAGCCACCTCACGCTCGCGCCCGGCACCCACACGCTCGACGGCGAGCAGTCCCTCGGCCTGGTGCGCACCCGCCACGGCGTCGGCGACGGCAGCGACCTGGGGCGAATACAGCTCCAGCAGGCGTTCATCAAGGCGTTGATCGAGCAGGTCAGGAGCGTCGGCGTGTTCAGCAACCCCAAGAAGCTCTACGACCTCGCCGACACCGCCACCAAGGCGATCACCCCGGACTCGCAGCTCGACTCCGTCAACGCGCTGATCAGCTTCGCCGACGGACTGAAGAACCTCGGCTCCAGTGACGTCCACATGATCACCCTGCCCGTGCGCTACGACCCGGCCGACCCGAACCGCGTCCTGCCCCTGCCCGCCGCCTCCCAGCAGGTCTGGACGGCGCTCAAGCAGGACAAGCCGATCCCCGCCTCCGCGACCAGGAACTCGGCCGGCGACAAGGGCTCCGCGCACAGCGTCGTCACGGGCAGTGACAAGAGCTGA
- the rho gene encoding transcription termination factor Rho, with protein MSDTTDLMGVTADSSVDTTAPAEGAATGTTARRRRSGTGLDGMVLAELQQVASGLGIRGTARMRKSQLIEVIKEAQAGSSPAAKPADSADSAETKPKRRATSKARTGEAAAAAEAKAGKAEQAADQQQIDIPGQPASDDQPTGERRRRRATAQAGSPETKTEAKAEAPADVKVEAQPDAKAETAVSASGAGTAQSETDGRRGDRQDRGQRGDRDRGDRRDRQRDRRGKGDEQQGGQGGQQQGGGRQQRDSRDSQRDNRGGGQNSGQNAPNNGPQDDFDDEAGGRRGRRGRYRDRRGRRGRDEFGPGEPQVADDDVLIPVAGILDILDNYAFIRTSGYLPGPNDVYVSLAQVRKNGLRKGDHVTGAVRQPKDGERREKFNALVRLDSANGMAADSGRGRPEFQKLTPLYPQDRLRLETDPGVTTTRIIDLVAPIGKGQRGLIVAPPKTGKTMILQAIANAITVNSPECHLMVVLVDERPEEVTDMQRSVKGEVISSTFDRPAEDHTTVAELAIERAKRLVELGHDVVVLLDSITRLGRAYNLAAPASGRILSGGVDSTALYPPKRFFGAARNIEDGGSLTILATALVETGSRMDEVIFEEFKGTGNMELRLDRKLSDKRIFPAVDVDASSTRKEEILLGSDELAVVWKLRRVLHALDQQQAIELLVDKMKKTKSNAEFLLQIQKTTPGSGNGND; from the coding sequence GTGAGCGACACCACCGATCTGATGGGCGTGACTGCCGACAGCAGTGTCGACACCACCGCGCCCGCCGAAGGTGCTGCCACTGGCACCACCGCGCGGCGCCGCCGCTCCGGCACCGGCCTTGACGGCATGGTCCTGGCCGAGTTGCAGCAGGTCGCGTCCGGCCTCGGGATCAGGGGCACGGCGCGGATGCGCAAGAGCCAGCTGATCGAGGTCATCAAGGAGGCGCAGGCCGGCTCCTCGCCCGCCGCCAAGCCCGCCGACAGCGCTGACAGCGCCGAGACCAAGCCCAAGCGCCGCGCGACCTCCAAGGCCCGTACGGGCGAGGCCGCGGCCGCCGCCGAGGCGAAGGCCGGCAAGGCCGAGCAGGCCGCCGACCAGCAGCAGATCGACATCCCCGGCCAGCCCGCCAGCGACGATCAGCCCACGGGCGAGCGCCGCCGTCGCAGGGCTACCGCGCAGGCCGGCAGCCCCGAGACCAAGACGGAGGCCAAGGCCGAAGCGCCGGCCGACGTCAAGGTCGAGGCACAGCCCGACGCCAAGGCCGAGACGGCCGTCTCCGCGTCCGGCGCCGGCACCGCGCAGAGCGAGACCGACGGCCGCCGCGGCGACCGCCAGGACCGCGGCCAGCGCGGCGACCGCGACCGCGGCGACCGCAGGGACCGCCAGCGCGACCGCCGGGGCAAGGGCGATGAGCAGCAGGGCGGCCAGGGCGGCCAGCAGCAGGGCGGCGGCCGCCAGCAGCGCGACAGCCGCGACAGCCAGCGCGACAACCGCGGCGGCGGCCAGAACAGCGGCCAGAACGCCCCGAACAACGGCCCGCAGGACGACTTCGACGACGAGGCGGGCGGCCGTCGCGGCCGTCGCGGCCGCTACCGCGACCGACGGGGACGCCGCGGGCGCGACGAGTTCGGCCCCGGCGAGCCGCAGGTGGCCGACGACGATGTGCTGATCCCCGTCGCCGGCATCCTCGACATCCTCGACAACTACGCGTTCATCAGGACCTCCGGCTATCTGCCGGGCCCCAACGACGTGTACGTCTCGCTCGCCCAGGTCCGCAAGAACGGCCTGCGCAAGGGCGACCACGTCACCGGCGCCGTGCGCCAGCCCAAGGACGGCGAGCGCCGCGAGAAGTTCAACGCGCTGGTCCGGCTGGACTCCGCCAACGGCATGGCCGCGGACTCGGGCCGGGGCCGCCCCGAGTTCCAGAAGCTGACCCCGCTCTACCCGCAGGACCGGCTCCGCCTGGAGACCGACCCGGGTGTGACGACCACGCGCATCATCGACCTGGTCGCCCCCATCGGCAAGGGCCAGCGCGGTCTGATCGTGGCCCCGCCGAAGACCGGCAAGACCATGATCCTCCAGGCCATCGCCAACGCGATCACGGTCAACAGCCCCGAGTGCCACCTGATGGTCGTCCTCGTCGACGAGCGGCCCGAAGAGGTCACCGACATGCAGCGGTCGGTCAAGGGCGAGGTCATCTCCTCGACCTTCGACCGTCCGGCCGAGGACCACACCACCGTCGCCGAGCTGGCCATCGAGCGCGCCAAGCGCCTGGTGGAGCTGGGCCACGACGTGGTCGTCCTGCTCGACTCGATCACCCGTCTGGGCCGCGCGTACAACCTCGCCGCCCCCGCCTCCGGCCGCATCCTGTCCGGTGGTGTCGACTCGACCGCGCTCTACCCGCCGAAGCGCTTCTTCGGTGCGGCGCGCAACATCGAGGACGGCGGTTCGCTGACCATCCTGGCCACCGCGCTGGTCGAGACCGGTTCGCGGATGGACGAGGTCATCTTCGAGGAGTTCAAGGGCACCGGCAACATGGAGCTGCGGCTCGACCGGAAGCTCTCGGACAAGCGCATCTTCCCGGCGGTGGACGTGGACGCGTCCTCCACCCGTAAGGAAGAGATCCTCCTCGGCAGCGACGAGCTGGCCGTCGTCTGGAAGCTGCGCCGGGTGCTGCACGCACTCGACCAGCAGCAGGCGATCGAGCTGCTCGTCGACAAGATGAAGAAGACGAAGTCGAACGCCGAGTTCCTGCTCCAGATCCAGAAGACGACCCCTGGATCGGGCAACGGGAACGACTGA